One segment of Polyodon spathula isolate WHYD16114869_AA chromosome 20, ASM1765450v1, whole genome shotgun sequence DNA contains the following:
- the LOC121295404 gene encoding butyrophilin subfamily 1 member A1-like has product MLKECLQFFIEPAKNLKTVLKETLRKASRREKRDDRVLEECQLFIMELARELNRVCENSDILIGVWMSKDTWSPEECRCFIVEWAAQLESKQRLQQTHGWPEKVDISGLAVEKLREGDERGVEDGQRIIAEWARGLKSMSQRCMWPGESVALVLEELEMQWKRGRLPNLIPAMEFIMWTLLVEDMDKGIVPQLWLSTKQRSRKSDAANYIPNTVWKWIRSASDDVTLDPDTANPDLILSEDEKRVRCGYERQDLPNYPKRFDGWWCALGREGFTSGRHYWEVEVGGLRDWRLGVTRESAQRKGYKSLNTESGFWTLRLERGSELKALAVPYMPLPMSLIPQKVGVYLDFEEGQLSFYNVERRSHIYTFTDTFNEKLYPLFGTVDITKDLVIKSSFNFAEHYYCTGQCLWC; this is encoded by the exons ATGCTGAAGGAGTGCTTGCAGTTTTTCATAGAACCTGCAAAGAACCTGAAGACAGTCTTGAAG GAGACTCTTAGAAAAGCCTCGCGGCGTGAGAAGAGGGATGACCGAGTCCTGGAGGAGTGCCAGCTCTTCATCATGGAGCTGGCCAGAGAGCTGAACAGAGTGTGTGAG AACTCGGACATACTGATCGGAGTTTGGATGAGTAAAGACACGTGGAGCCCTGAGGAGTGTCGTTGTTTTATTGTGGAATGGGCGGCACAGCTGGAGTCTAAG CAAAGGCTTCAACAGACGCACGGTTGGCCGGAGAAAGTGGATATTTCTGGACTAGCTGTGGAAAAGCTGAGAGAGGGGGATGAGCGAGGTGTGGAGGATGGTCAGCGCATCATTGCTGAGTGGGCAAGAGGGCTGAAGAGCATGTCTCAG CGCTGCATGTGGCCTGGAGAGAGTGTGGCCCTGGTGCTGGAGGAACTGGAGATGCAGTGGAAGCGTGGGCGCCTCCCCAACCTCATCCCTGCCATGGAATTCATCATGTGGACCCTGCTCGTAGAGGACATGGACAAG GGAATTGTTCCACAGCTTTGGCTTTCTACAAAGCAAAGATCCCGGAAAAGTG ATGCTGCAAATTACATCCCTAACACAG TCTGGAAGTGGATCCGTAGTGCATCAG ATGATGTGACTTTGGACCCTGATACAGCAAACCCTGATCTTATTCTATCTGAGGATGAGAAACGAGTGAGATGTGGTTACGAACGTCAGGACCTCCCAAACTATCCAAAGAGATTTGATGGCTGGTGGTGTGCTCTAGGCAGGGAGGGGTTCACCTCAGGAAGACACTACTGGGAGGTAGAGGTAGGGGGCTTGAGAGACTGGAGACTAGGCGTTACTAGAGAGTCTGCACAGAGGAAAGGGTACAAGTCATTAAACACAGAGTCAGGTTTCTGGACTCTGAGGCTGGAGAGGGGCAGTGAGCTCAAGGCTCTTGCTGTCCCCTACATGCCTCTCCCCATGAGCCTCATTCCCCAGAAGGTGGGTGTGTATCTCGATTTTGAGGAAGGGCAGCTCTCATTTTACAATGTGGAGAGGAGATCTCATATCTACACTTTTACCGACACATTTAATGAGAAACTTTATCCACTGTTTGGCACTGTAGACATTACCAAAGATCTGGTAATAAAGTCTTCTTTTAACTTTGCAGAACACTACTATTGTACAGGGCAGTGTTTATGGTGTTGA